A section of the Polyangium spumosum genome encodes:
- a CDS encoding metallophosphoesterase has protein sequence MPIDRGPLARVRFSSAGDALAAITFWGKIHCWDASTQSMRWVARAGSDAMDLCFSPDGRRLATRAGTNLTVWDASNGEPLRTLHEIAGTSLAWSPENILAVGQPDGKILFLDADGLAPLGHLDHGFCPEGIFALTFSSDGEFLLSGGKGDGLVAISTIPAGTLPQNGFTRAAPFHRGSVLDFSFRPRAPHVASAADDGTIAVWSLVDGAFLAKLEGHTTAVTSLSFSHDGRVLASRSRDGLVLLWRTDTWEPAARLRSATNYLAGAVFAPDAPWLAVPSPTGSLALFTVDIDALYDHSPASTTLHTTTAKVVLLGEGRAGKSCLALRLAEDRYEEQPSTHGMRFWSIADARLPREAPVPKNHRRELVVWDLGGQDEYRLVHPLFLRDASLALLVFEPGRGKAAENEIVAWNDHLGERDEQGGAPRRLLVGTKLDEIDRAPEDRASADRLRARTGALAYLPTSARTGRGIVDLKSALLGAIDWSSLGRTSRPALFERIRAHVERARKAGRAVLTLLELEASVAGDETDAELAAAIPAVASQLARQGLVADIRLSDGTRALVLEVEQIARYAGSLILLARDNPHGVPALAIATLFGPAARFPRIPPGERLRKDQELGVLDAVIALLIEQGTCFLHEGLLVFPALFPAPDAADPAAAPSLPAAIRYEMSRPASEVYASVASALALGRRFGPARLGPGRADFGVPGEGLSRVSISRSPAGKARGGLELAFSPDTPDEVRRLFAGFLEDHLKQRGVQFVERASVRCVCGYVLPEDTVKSRLVGGHSDIGCPECDTRTPLVPRTEGEDALAAPIFALRREAERRREESVEAARMAMAVARITAGNPPAPIRILHLSDLHLHEGDDPEVLLQPLLTDLRDRVEGLALEKLDFVVVSGDLSSRASPGELEAARHFLSRLAEAMGLTADRCIVVPGNHDLDWDTEVYDFKKKRGLDPKRLLSGSFVEQESGYLVRDDARYPERFRNFSRHLYHPLCLREYPMSAEEQGTALLFSAERIQFLCLNSAFEVDEYHRGRSGIHPGALSRALAEADRQIGDARRRGDLEEDASVLRLVVFHHPVTGNEKIVEDAFLDQLRRADVRAVLHGHVHEDRAALLYHLDPVRKVHVIGAGSFGAPADHRPPSVPRLYNLITIPRDHGRMRVDTRALRKEGGAWEASCTWPGETPGEKRAHYEVRWG, from the coding sequence TTGCCCATCGACCGCGGCCCCCTCGCCCGCGTCCGCTTCTCCTCCGCCGGCGACGCACTCGCCGCCATTACATTCTGGGGCAAGATCCACTGCTGGGACGCCTCCACGCAATCGATGCGCTGGGTCGCGCGCGCGGGCTCCGACGCGATGGACCTCTGCTTCTCCCCCGACGGCCGCCGCCTCGCCACGCGCGCCGGGACAAACCTCACCGTCTGGGATGCCTCGAACGGCGAACCCCTCCGCACCCTGCACGAAATCGCCGGCACGAGCCTCGCCTGGTCCCCCGAGAACATCCTCGCCGTCGGCCAGCCCGACGGGAAGATCCTCTTCCTCGACGCCGACGGGCTCGCGCCCCTCGGCCACCTCGATCATGGCTTCTGCCCCGAAGGCATCTTCGCCCTCACATTCTCCTCCGACGGCGAGTTCCTCCTCTCCGGCGGCAAAGGCGACGGGCTCGTCGCCATTTCGACGATCCCTGCCGGCACCTTGCCGCAGAATGGCTTCACCCGCGCCGCGCCCTTCCACCGCGGCTCCGTCCTCGATTTCTCCTTCCGGCCCCGCGCGCCCCACGTCGCCTCCGCCGCCGACGACGGCACCATCGCCGTCTGGAGCCTCGTCGACGGCGCGTTCCTCGCCAAACTCGAGGGCCATACGACCGCCGTCACGAGCCTCTCCTTCTCGCATGATGGCCGCGTCCTCGCGTCCCGCTCCCGCGACGGCCTCGTCCTCCTCTGGCGCACGGATACCTGGGAGCCGGCCGCCCGATTGCGATCCGCCACGAATTACCTCGCCGGCGCCGTCTTCGCCCCCGACGCGCCCTGGCTCGCCGTTCCCTCGCCCACCGGCAGCCTCGCCCTCTTCACCGTCGATATCGACGCCCTCTACGACCACTCCCCCGCCTCCACCACCCTCCACACCACCACCGCCAAGGTCGTCCTCCTCGGCGAGGGCCGCGCCGGCAAGAGCTGCCTCGCCCTCCGCCTCGCCGAGGATCGTTACGAGGAGCAACCCTCCACCCACGGCATGCGATTCTGGTCGATCGCGGACGCGCGCCTGCCCCGCGAGGCGCCTGTCCCGAAAAACCATCGCCGTGAGCTCGTCGTCTGGGATCTCGGCGGCCAGGACGAATATCGCCTCGTCCACCCGCTCTTCTTGCGCGACGCCTCCCTCGCCCTGCTCGTCTTCGAGCCCGGCCGCGGCAAGGCCGCCGAGAATGAAATCGTCGCCTGGAACGACCACCTCGGCGAGCGCGACGAGCAGGGCGGGGCACCGCGGCGATTGCTCGTCGGCACCAAGCTCGACGAGATCGATCGCGCCCCCGAGGATCGCGCCTCGGCCGATCGCCTCCGCGCCCGCACCGGCGCCCTCGCCTACCTGCCCACGAGCGCCCGCACGGGCCGGGGCATTGTCGATCTGAAGAGCGCCCTCCTCGGCGCCATCGATTGGTCCTCCCTCGGCCGCACCAGCCGCCCCGCCCTCTTCGAGCGCATTCGCGCGCACGTCGAGCGCGCCCGCAAGGCCGGCCGCGCCGTGCTCACCCTGCTCGAGCTCGAGGCCAGCGTGGCCGGAGACGAGACCGACGCCGAGCTCGCAGCCGCCATCCCCGCCGTCGCCTCCCAGCTCGCCCGCCAGGGCCTCGTCGCCGACATTCGTTTGTCCGATGGAACCCGCGCCCTCGTCCTCGAGGTCGAGCAGATCGCCCGGTATGCCGGATCCTTGATCCTCCTCGCCCGCGACAACCCCCACGGCGTCCCTGCGCTCGCCATTGCCACGCTCTTCGGCCCCGCCGCGCGATTCCCGCGAATTCCACCGGGCGAGCGCCTCCGCAAGGATCAGGAGCTCGGCGTCCTCGACGCCGTCATCGCGCTCTTGATCGAGCAAGGGACGTGTTTCCTCCACGAGGGGCTCCTCGTCTTCCCCGCCCTGTTTCCGGCCCCCGACGCGGCCGATCCCGCCGCTGCGCCTTCCCTCCCGGCAGCGATTCGTTATGAAATGAGCCGCCCCGCCTCCGAGGTCTACGCCTCCGTCGCCTCCGCGCTCGCCCTCGGGCGACGCTTCGGCCCTGCGCGCCTCGGCCCCGGACGCGCCGATTTCGGTGTCCCGGGCGAAGGTTTGTCGCGGGTATCCATTTCTCGATCTCCGGCCGGCAAGGCGCGCGGGGGGCTCGAGCTCGCGTTCTCGCCGGACACGCCCGACGAGGTCCGGCGGCTCTTCGCGGGGTTTCTGGAGGATCACCTGAAGCAGCGCGGCGTCCAGTTCGTCGAGCGCGCCTCCGTGCGCTGCGTCTGCGGATACGTCCTGCCCGAGGACACCGTCAAGAGCCGCCTCGTCGGCGGCCACTCCGACATCGGCTGTCCCGAATGCGACACGCGCACCCCGCTCGTGCCGCGGACCGAGGGCGAGGACGCGCTCGCCGCGCCCATCTTCGCCCTGCGCCGCGAGGCCGAGCGCCGGCGCGAGGAGAGCGTCGAGGCCGCGCGAATGGCCATGGCCGTGGCGCGAATCACCGCAGGCAATCCCCCCGCGCCCATTCGAATCCTGCACCTCAGCGACCTGCACCTCCACGAGGGCGACGATCCCGAGGTTTTGCTCCAGCCCTTGCTCACGGATCTGCGCGACCGCGTGGAGGGGCTCGCCCTGGAGAAGCTCGACTTCGTGGTCGTCTCCGGCGACCTCTCGAGCCGCGCGAGCCCCGGCGAGCTCGAGGCCGCGCGCCATTTCCTCTCGCGCCTCGCCGAGGCGATGGGCCTCACGGCCGACCGCTGCATCGTCGTGCCCGGCAACCACGACCTCGACTGGGACACCGAGGTCTACGATTTCAAGAAAAAACGCGGCCTGGATCCGAAGCGCCTCCTTTCGGGCAGCTTCGTCGAGCAAGAGAGCGGCTACCTCGTTCGCGACGACGCGCGTTACCCCGAGCGATTCCGCAATTTTTCGCGGCACCTCTACCACCCGCTCTGCCTGCGCGAATACCCGATGAGCGCCGAGGAGCAAGGGACCGCCCTGCTCTTTTCGGCCGAGCGGATCCAGTTCCTCTGCTTGAACTCGGCCTTCGAGGTCGACGAATACCACCGCGGCCGCTCGGGCATCCACCCGGGCGCCCTCTCCCGCGCGCTCGCCGAGGCCGATCGGCAGATCGGCGACGCGCGCAGGCGCGGTGATCTCGAGGAAGACGCCTCCGTGTTACGGCTCGTCGTCTTCCACCACCCGGTGACGGGCAATGAAAAGATCGTGGAGGACGCCTTCCTCGACCAGCTACGCCGCGCCGACGTCCGGGCCGTCCTGCACGGCCACGTCCACGAGGATCGCGCCGCGCTCCTCTATCACCTCGACCCGGTGCGGAAAGTCCACGTCATCGGCGCCGGCAGCTTCGGCGCGCCCGCGGATCACCGCCCTCCGTCCGTGCCGCGGCTCTACAATCTGATCACGATCCCGCGGGATCACGGGCGGATGCGCGTGGACACGCGCGCTTTGCGCAAGGAAGGCGGCGCGTGGGAGGCCTCTTGCACGTGGCCGGGCGAAACACCCGGCGAGAAGCGCGCCCATTACGAGGTGCGCTGGGGCTGA
- a CDS encoding FAD-dependent oxidoreductase: MTTGARIDVAVLGAGVMGLVAAATLVRAGQRVAVFERAADITASAAWRSGGMLAPDCEAEIADPIVVALGRRSLALWPSLVPGVATNGTLVLAPPREPGVLTRFERLTRNHESLDEQAIAGLEPALAGRYRRGLFFPSEGHLDPRRTLLALTTWLGEAGVPIEFGFSGDPGSLLADRIVDARGLGARDHFPTLRGVKGEMALVRSRDVGITRPVRLLHHRHPLYVVPREGGVFMIGATTIESDSTDTNEAPRVTLRSAGELLTQAYALHPAFAEAEILELEAGLRPAFPDNAPRIEVSGRTIAVNGLYRHGWLLAPALAARIVDVLRGDTSPNEALHADMAQR; the protein is encoded by the coding sequence GTGACGACGGGCGCAAGAATCGACGTCGCCGTGCTCGGCGCCGGCGTGATGGGGCTCGTCGCCGCCGCCACGCTCGTGCGTGCAGGGCAAAGGGTCGCGGTCTTCGAGCGCGCCGCCGATATCACGGCGAGCGCGGCGTGGCGCTCGGGCGGCATGCTCGCGCCCGACTGCGAGGCCGAGATCGCCGATCCGATCGTGGTCGCCCTCGGCCGGCGGTCGCTCGCGCTCTGGCCCTCCCTCGTCCCGGGCGTCGCGACGAACGGGACCCTCGTCCTCGCCCCGCCCCGCGAGCCGGGCGTGCTCACCCGATTCGAACGGCTGACCCGGAATCACGAGAGCCTCGATGAGCAGGCCATCGCCGGGCTCGAGCCCGCCCTCGCCGGCCGGTACCGGCGTGGCCTCTTTTTCCCGAGCGAGGGGCACCTCGACCCGCGGCGCACGTTGCTCGCGCTCACCACGTGGCTCGGCGAGGCCGGCGTGCCCATCGAATTCGGGTTCTCCGGGGATCCCGGGTCGCTCCTCGCCGATCGAATCGTCGACGCGCGCGGGCTCGGGGCCCGCGACCATTTCCCCACGCTGCGCGGGGTCAAGGGCGAGATGGCCCTCGTCCGCAGCCGGGACGTGGGTATCACGCGGCCCGTGCGCCTGCTCCACCATCGCCACCCGCTTTACGTCGTGCCCCGCGAGGGCGGGGTCTTCATGATCGGCGCGACCACGATCGAATCGGATTCGACCGACACGAACGAGGCCCCGCGCGTGACGTTGCGCTCGGCCGGCGAGCTCCTCACCCAGGCGTATGCGCTCCACCCCGCGTTCGCCGAGGCCGAGATACTCGAGCTCGAGGCCGGCCTCCGGCCCGCCTTCCCCGACAACGCGCCGCGGATCGAGGTCTCGGGGCGCACGATCGCCGTGAATGGATTGTACCGGCACGGCTGGCTGCTCGCGCCTGCGCTCGCCGCGCGGATCGTCGACGTTCTCCGCGGGGACACCTCCCCGAACGAGGCTTTGCATGCGGATATGGCTCAACGGTGA
- a CDS encoding thiazole synthase, whose product MVDFYGRTFESRLLLGTARYPSPEAIGASVRRSGAQIVTVSLRRESAAGVKGGQAFWEIVKSLGVAVLPNTAGCHSVKEAVTTARMAREVFGTPWIKLEVIGDDVTLQPDPFALVEATRALVAEGFEVFPYMTDDLCLAEKLVESGCRVLMPWGAPIGTGRGLNNPYALRLLRRHFPGITLVVDAGIGAPSHAAQAMEMGYDALLINTAVATAGDPPAMAEAFAEAIRAGRRAHEAGLMEPTDLATASTPTFGAPFSPFAG is encoded by the coding sequence ATGGTCGATTTTTATGGGCGAACGTTCGAGAGCCGGCTCCTCCTCGGGACGGCGCGATATCCCTCGCCCGAGGCGATCGGCGCGTCGGTGCGGCGATCGGGCGCGCAGATCGTCACGGTGTCGTTGCGGCGCGAATCCGCGGCGGGCGTGAAGGGGGGCCAGGCCTTCTGGGAGATCGTGAAATCACTCGGCGTCGCGGTCCTGCCGAACACGGCCGGCTGCCATTCCGTGAAAGAGGCCGTGACCACCGCGAGGATGGCGCGTGAGGTCTTCGGGACGCCGTGGATCAAGCTCGAGGTCATCGGCGACGACGTCACCCTGCAGCCCGACCCCTTCGCGCTCGTCGAGGCGACACGCGCGCTCGTGGCCGAAGGGTTCGAGGTGTTCCCGTACATGACCGACGACCTCTGCCTCGCCGAAAAGCTCGTCGAGTCCGGCTGCCGCGTGCTCATGCCCTGGGGCGCGCCGATCGGGACGGGCCGGGGGCTCAACAATCCTTATGCGTTGCGGCTCTTGCGGAGGCATTTCCCGGGGATCACGCTCGTCGTCGACGCCGGCATCGGCGCGCCGAGCCACGCGGCGCAGGCCATGGAAATGGGCTACGACGCCCTTCTGATCAACACCGCCGTGGCGACCGCGGGTGATCCGCCTGCGATGGCCGAGGCCTTCGCCGAGGCGATCCGCGCGGGCCGACGGGCCCACGAGGCGGGGCTCATGGAGCCGACCGACCTCGCGACGGCGTCGACGCCGACCTTCGGCGCGCCGTTCTCCCCCTTCGCAGGCTGA
- a CDS encoding cytochrome P450, which produces MSESSVTRRGASPCGREHFPLASPMLDDPRPFYARARRDEPVFWSDSLNLWVVTRHEDVCAVAKDAARFSSLDSITPGAVPPPPELFAELVKGYPLLPSLVDSDPPVHTRGRALVTKALSLRRLAEFEPILREIATRLVDGFVAKGRVELVHAFAIALPGNFIVDLLGLPRGHLDQVDRWTTNSTEVFSGQKPLPELIEHARGFVAFQHYLAAAIEDRRASPRDDALSDIVTGAAALDPPFGVAELVNMLLQILFAGYETTAGLIAAAAFELARDPELFAAAKRDPSILPSIVEETLRVASPIHAMYRTALEDVELGGVHIKKGERLQIAYISANHDERRFEEPLRFDVRRTTPHLAFGHGIHYCIGAPLARLEGRVALEVLTERLPHLRLVPDQKLSYFPSATARRLESLELAWDPAR; this is translated from the coding sequence ATGTCCGAATCCAGCGTGACGCGCCGGGGCGCATCCCCCTGCGGCAGGGAGCACTTCCCGCTCGCCTCGCCCATGCTCGACGATCCTCGCCCCTTTTATGCGCGCGCTCGCCGCGACGAGCCCGTGTTCTGGAGCGACTCCCTCAACCTCTGGGTGGTGACCCGCCACGAGGACGTCTGCGCCGTCGCCAAAGACGCGGCGCGTTTCTCGTCGCTCGATTCGATCACGCCCGGCGCCGTGCCTCCCCCGCCGGAGCTCTTCGCCGAGCTCGTCAAGGGCTACCCGCTCCTGCCGAGCCTCGTGGACAGCGATCCACCGGTGCACACGCGTGGCCGGGCCCTCGTCACCAAGGCCCTCTCGCTCCGCCGGCTCGCGGAGTTCGAGCCGATCCTCCGCGAGATCGCCACGCGGCTCGTGGACGGCTTCGTCGCGAAGGGCCGGGTCGAGCTCGTGCACGCATTCGCCATCGCATTGCCAGGGAACTTCATCGTCGACCTGCTCGGCCTGCCGCGGGGGCACCTCGACCAGGTCGATCGCTGGACCACGAACAGCACCGAGGTCTTCTCCGGGCAAAAGCCGCTCCCGGAGCTCATCGAGCACGCCAGGGGCTTCGTCGCATTTCAGCATTACCTCGCCGCGGCCATCGAGGACCGCCGCGCGAGCCCGCGCGACGACGCCCTCTCCGATATCGTCACCGGCGCGGCGGCGCTCGATCCGCCCTTCGGCGTGGCCGAGCTCGTCAACATGCTGCTGCAGATCCTCTTCGCGGGGTACGAGACCACGGCCGGCCTCATCGCGGCCGCGGCGTTCGAGCTCGCGCGGGATCCCGAGCTCTTCGCCGCCGCGAAGAGGGATCCCTCCATCCTCCCCTCCATCGTCGAGGAGACGCTCCGGGTGGCCTCGCCCATTCACGCGATGTATCGCACCGCGCTGGAGGACGTGGAGCTCGGCGGCGTGCACATCAAAAAAGGCGAGCGCCTGCAGATCGCCTACATCTCGGCAAACCACGACGAGCGCCGCTTCGAGGAGCCGCTCCGCTTCGACGTTCGCCGCACGACCCCGCACCTCGCGTTCGGGCACGGCATTCACTATTGCATCGGCGCCCCGCTCGCCCGCCTCGAGGGCCGCGTCGCGCTGGAGGTGCTCACCGAGCGCCTGCCGCACCTGCGCCTCGTCCCCGACCAGAAGCTCTCCTATTTCCCGAGCGCCACCGCCCGGCGCCTCGAATCGCTCGAGCTCGCCTGGGACCCGGCCCGGTGA
- a CDS encoding right-handed parallel beta-helix repeat-containing protein: MMQRWIVVALLGVGLLACSSNGTGGSGGGGGSGGSGGGGGSGGGGGSGGGGGSGGSGGGGGSGGSGGGSACDPAAGTYFVSNAGSDDDPGTSDKPFATLAHAVDLAQPGDTVVVRQGTYNELVVFPRSGAPGAPITLRAACGERPILDGTGLGGGGEPALVSIVDRGHIVVEGFELRNLTGKGGFPAGVWVRGASHDVLIRDNVVHDIVAEDGGDGAGAHGIAVYGTETTPSERISIVGNELRDLVLGWSEALVINGNVRDFEVRDNHVHHVNNIAFDFIGFESDVCGACSQDDEIDAPDVNRVRKGLVVGNLAHDVSSSGNPAYGNEKAAGCFYVDGGADLVIERNTAHDCDLGVELASEWFGKSTRNIVVRNNFLHANDVTCIATGGYSAGNGGGGGAAKNNVILNNTLFDCSRDGWADAAILLQNRNEGNVYQNNVVVATPGTSAVLVAGSSNTGNTFDHNVYFGGGVEGIQGGSNSLGEDPLLVNPAGGDLHLSAGSPAKDKGNGALDPGATDIDGDARKNGPVDIGADEL, translated from the coding sequence ATGATGCAACGATGGATCGTGGTGGCGCTGCTCGGTGTCGGGCTCCTCGCATGTTCGTCGAATGGGACGGGCGGGAGCGGCGGCGGCGGCGGGAGCGGCGGGAGCGGCGGCGGCGGCGGGAGCGGCGGCGGCGGCGGGAGCGGCGGCGGCGGCGGGAGCGGCGGGAGCGGCGGCGGCGGCGGGAGCGGCGGGAGCGGCGGCGGGAGCGCGTGTGACCCCGCGGCGGGCACGTATTTCGTGTCGAATGCGGGCAGCGACGACGACCCCGGTACTTCGGACAAACCTTTCGCGACGCTCGCGCACGCCGTGGATCTCGCCCAGCCCGGTGATACCGTGGTCGTCCGCCAGGGTACGTACAACGAGCTCGTCGTTTTCCCGCGCTCCGGGGCGCCCGGCGCGCCGATCACGTTACGCGCGGCCTGCGGCGAGCGGCCGATCCTCGATGGAACGGGCCTCGGCGGCGGGGGCGAGCCGGCGCTCGTGTCGATCGTCGATCGGGGGCACATCGTGGTCGAGGGGTTCGAGCTCCGGAACCTCACGGGCAAAGGCGGGTTTCCCGCGGGCGTCTGGGTGCGCGGCGCCTCGCACGACGTGCTGATTCGCGACAACGTGGTTCACGACATCGTCGCCGAGGACGGCGGCGACGGCGCCGGCGCGCACGGCATCGCGGTGTACGGGACCGAGACCACGCCGAGCGAGCGCATCTCGATCGTCGGCAACGAGCTGCGCGATCTCGTCCTCGGCTGGAGCGAGGCGCTCGTGATCAACGGGAACGTGCGTGATTTCGAGGTGCGGGACAACCACGTCCATCACGTGAACAACATCGCCTTCGATTTCATCGGCTTCGAGAGCGACGTCTGCGGCGCCTGCTCCCAGGACGACGAGATCGACGCGCCCGACGTGAACCGCGTGCGAAAAGGCCTCGTGGTCGGCAACCTCGCGCACGACGTCTCGAGCTCCGGCAATCCCGCTTATGGCAACGAGAAGGCCGCCGGTTGCTTCTACGTGGACGGCGGGGCGGATCTCGTGATCGAGCGGAACACCGCGCACGACTGCGATCTCGGCGTGGAGCTCGCGAGCGAGTGGTTCGGCAAATCCACGCGGAACATCGTGGTGCGAAACAATTTCCTCCACGCGAACGACGTCACGTGTATCGCGACCGGCGGCTACAGCGCAGGCAATGGCGGCGGGGGCGGGGCCGCGAAGAACAACGTGATCCTGAACAACACGCTCTTCGATTGCTCGCGGGACGGCTGGGCGGACGCGGCGATCCTCCTGCAAAACCGCAACGAGGGCAACGTGTACCAGAATAACGTCGTGGTCGCGACGCCGGGCACGAGCGCCGTCCTCGTGGCGGGCAGCAGCAACACGGGGAACACGTTCGATCACAACGTCTATTTCGGCGGGGGCGTCGAGGGGATCCAGGGCGGCTCGAATTCGCTCGGCGAGGATCCGCTGCTCGTGAACCCCGCGGGCGGCGATCTGCACCTCTCGGCGGGGTCCCCGGCGAAAGACAAGGGCAATGGCGCGCTCGACCCGGGCGCGACGGACATCGACGGGGACGCCCGGAAAAACGGCCCCGTCGACATCGGCGCGGACGAGCTCTGA
- the thiS gene encoding sulfur carrier protein ThiS — protein MRIWLNGELIETMANDLAALVEERGFDVAVVATALNGEFVPRALRAETRIAEADAVEVLRPMQGG, from the coding sequence ATGCGGATATGGCTCAACGGTGAACTGATCGAGACGATGGCGAACGACCTCGCCGCGCTGGTCGAGGAGCGGGGCTTCGACGTCGCGGTCGTCGCCACCGCGCTGAACGGCGAGTTCGTGCCGCGCGCCCTCCGGGCCGAGACGCGGATCGCCGAGGCCGACGCCGTCGAGGTGCTGCGGCCCATGCAGGGAGGATGA
- a CDS encoding thiamine phosphate synthase, producing MLDRFYLIVDGARWLDRLLPLGLGLVQLRVKGLDEAARRAEIAASIQKCRASGATLVVNDFWRDAIDLGAAWVHLGQEDLAGADLVAIRRAGVKLGISTHSHEELDAALAADPDYVALGPVYPTTLKVMPWAPQGLDRIGEWKRITKRPLVAIGGITLERAPGVARAGADSIAVISDVLSHPDPEARCKAWLDARATWPAASD from the coding sequence ATGCTGGATCGATTTTATCTCATCGTCGACGGCGCCCGGTGGCTCGATCGCCTCTTGCCGCTGGGCCTCGGCCTCGTGCAGCTCCGCGTGAAGGGGCTCGACGAGGCCGCGCGGAGGGCCGAGATCGCGGCGTCGATCCAGAAGTGCCGGGCGAGCGGGGCGACGCTCGTGGTCAACGATTTCTGGCGCGACGCGATCGATCTCGGCGCGGCGTGGGTGCACCTCGGCCAGGAGGACCTCGCGGGGGCCGACCTCGTGGCGATCCGGCGGGCCGGCGTGAAGCTCGGGATCTCGACCCACAGCCACGAGGAGCTCGACGCGGCGCTCGCGGCCGATCCCGATTACGTGGCCCTCGGCCCGGTCTACCCGACGACCCTCAAGGTGATGCCGTGGGCGCCGCAGGGGCTCGATCGTATCGGCGAATGGAAACGAATCACGAAGAGGCCACTCGTCGCGATCGGGGGCATCACGCTGGAGCGCGCCCCCGGCGTGGCGAGGGCCGGCGCGGATTCGATCGCGGTGATCTCGGACGTCCTCTCGCACCCCGATCCGGAGGCCCGCTGCAAGGCCTGGCTCGACGCGCGGGCCACGTGGCCCGCCGCCTCGGATTGA
- a CDS encoding MBL fold metallo-hydrolase: MSSSRLVTIDCDYLGPGVAAAYLRVEGDEAAFVETNTTHAVPRLLAALAREGLAPEAVRWVIVTHVHLDHAGGASALLAALPNATVLAHPRAARHLVDPSKLVKSAEAVYGAARFAELYGTIQPIDASRVRSLEDHAVVSLGSATLSFVHTRGHANHHFIVLDPAREAVFTGDTFGLVYPRLQRGRRLAFPSTSPTDFDAEAAHASIDVVLRSGARRAALTHFGEIEDLDVVASALHRWIDLSAALVDAAVALAPAEAEPMIRAALEKEMERAAGDAGISLDAEDLALLELDLALNAQGLAYVASKRRA, translated from the coding sequence ATGAGCTCCTCCCGCCTCGTCACGATCGACTGCGATTACCTCGGGCCCGGCGTCGCCGCCGCCTACCTGCGCGTGGAAGGGGACGAGGCCGCATTCGTCGAGACGAACACGACGCACGCGGTCCCCCGGCTGCTCGCGGCGCTCGCGCGGGAGGGGCTCGCGCCCGAGGCCGTGCGGTGGGTGATCGTCACGCACGTCCACCTCGATCACGCCGGCGGCGCCTCCGCGTTGCTCGCGGCGCTGCCGAACGCCACCGTGCTCGCCCACCCACGCGCCGCCCGCCACCTCGTCGATCCGTCGAAGCTCGTCAAGAGCGCCGAGGCCGTCTACGGCGCGGCGCGTTTCGCCGAGCTCTACGGGACGATCCAGCCGATCGACGCCTCACGCGTGCGGTCGCTCGAGGATCACGCGGTGGTCTCGCTCGGCTCGGCCACGCTCTCGTTCGTGCACACGCGCGGGCACGCGAACCACCATTTCATCGTGCTCGATCCCGCGCGGGAGGCCGTGTTCACCGGCGATACCTTCGGCCTCGTGTATCCGCGGCTCCAGCGCGGCCGGCGGCTCGCCTTCCCCTCGACGAGCCCGACCGATTTCGACGCCGAGGCGGCGCACGCGAGTATCGACGTGGTGCTGCGCTCGGGGGCGCGGCGAGCGGCGCTCACGCATTTTGGCGAAATCGAGGACCTCGACGTCGTGGCCTCCGCGCTGCATCGGTGGATCGACCTGTCCGCCGCGCTCGTCGACGCGGCCGTCGCGCTCGCGCCGGCCGAGGCCGAGCCCATGATCCGCGCGGCGCTCGAAAAGGAGATGGAGCGCGCGGCCGGGGACGCAGGGATCTCGCTCGACGCCGAGGATCTCGCGCTGCTGGAGCTCGATCTCGCGCTCAATGCGCAGGGGCTCGCCTACGTGGCCTCGAAGCGGCGGGCTTGA
- a CDS encoding penicillin-binding transpeptidase domain-containing protein: MTDLSCSLVAPLLLLAAGCTPATVVAPDPGVPRAPRGAETHFAGLAGCFTMVELGTGETVEYGGDECDVRTTPASTFKIPNALIAIDAGVVQDENTVFRWDGEERWRASWNRDHSLATAMWHSTVWYFQRIAEQVGEPRYRTYLSAFRYGNADPSGDVTMFWLNSKLTISPREERRFLAAMYEGKLPVSPRATSIVRRILELRGDAKEHVRDRHPFIDAIPEGVVLSGKTGSALAEDGTPAPLGAVGWFVGALEKEGRTWVFACRIRSKDENKIGPEAARITYEILRGEGML, translated from the coding sequence ATGACCGACCTTTCGTGTTCTCTCGTCGCGCCGCTGCTCCTCCTCGCCGCAGGCTGCACGCCCGCCACGGTGGTGGCGCCGGATCCCGGCGTGCCTCGGGCGCCGCGCGGGGCCGAGACCCATTTCGCCGGCCTCGCCGGCTGCTTCACGATGGTCGAGCTCGGCACGGGCGAGACGGTCGAATACGGCGGCGACGAGTGCGACGTGCGCACGACGCCGGCCTCGACGTTCAAGATCCCGAATGCGCTCATCGCGATCGACGCGGGCGTGGTGCAGGACGAGAACACGGTCTTTCGCTGGGACGGCGAGGAGCGCTGGCGCGCGTCGTGGAACCGCGATCATTCGCTCGCCACCGCGATGTGGCATTCGACCGTGTGGTACTTCCAGCGCATCGCCGAGCAGGTCGGCGAGCCTCGGTATCGCACGTACCTGTCGGCGTTTCGTTATGGAAACGCCGACCCTTCGGGCGACGTGACGATGTTCTGGCTCAACAGCAAGCTCACGATCTCGCCCCGCGAGGAGCGGCGATTCCTCGCCGCCATGTACGAAGGCAAATTGCCCGTCTCCCCGCGCGCCACGTCCATCGTGCGGCGGATCCTCGAGCTGCGGGGCGACGCGAAGGAGCACGTGCGCGACCGCCATCCCTTCATCGACGCGATCCCCGAGGGCGTGGTCCTGAGCGGCAAGACGGGAAGCGCCTTGGCCGAGGATGGAACGCCCGCGCCGCTCGGCGCGGTGGGCTGGTTCGTCGGCGCGCTGGAGAAGGAGGGCCGCACGTGGGTCTTCGCGTGCCGCATTCGATCGAAGGACGAGAACAAGATCGGCCCCGAGGCCGCGCGGATCACCTACGAGATCCTGCGAGGCGAGGGGATGCTCTGA